The proteins below come from a single Afipia sp. P52-10 genomic window:
- the ribD gene encoding bifunctional diaminohydroxyphosphoribosylaminopyrimidine deaminase/5-amino-6-(5-phosphoribosylamino)uracil reductase RibD, which yields MSESDDHRFMQLALALGRRGLGRTWPNPSVGSVVVKDGVVLGRAWTHDGGRPHAETQALAQAGAQARGATLYVTLEPCSHYGKTPPCADAIVAAGVARVVSAIEDPNPDVGGRGHERIRAAGVALDVGVCAEEARHDHAGHIRRITEGRPYVTLKLALSSDEKIGAAGRRPVAITGEEVRNRVHMFRAQSDAILIGVGTALADDPQLNCRLPGMEPRSPVRVILDRHLRLPRDGYLARTARKHPLWIFAGSGGEPSNATVLAAEGAEIIRVAETEQGVDLNAVLQELGRRGISRLMVEGGARVAASFVQRDLADEIWLYRSPVTIGADGIAPLDRLPLAAVTQSPRYRVRASETLGRDTLTIYERA from the coding sequence GTGTCTGAATCCGACGATCATCGTTTCATGCAACTGGCCCTGGCGCTGGGCCGGCGCGGTCTGGGCCGGACCTGGCCTAATCCGTCGGTTGGTTCGGTGGTCGTCAAGGACGGCGTGGTGCTGGGGCGGGCCTGGACCCACGACGGTGGCCGGCCGCATGCGGAAACCCAGGCGCTGGCGCAGGCCGGCGCGCAGGCGCGGGGGGCGACGCTTTACGTCACGCTGGAGCCATGCTCGCATTATGGGAAGACACCGCCTTGTGCGGACGCGATCGTTGCCGCCGGTGTTGCCCGGGTGGTCAGCGCCATCGAGGACCCGAATCCGGATGTGGGCGGGCGCGGCCACGAACGGATCCGCGCCGCCGGCGTTGCGCTGGATGTCGGGGTCTGCGCGGAGGAGGCGCGTCACGATCACGCCGGCCACATCCGCCGCATCACCGAGGGGCGGCCCTACGTCACCCTTAAGCTTGCCCTTTCGTCCGACGAGAAGATCGGCGCGGCTGGTCGGCGTCCGGTGGCGATCACCGGCGAAGAGGTGCGCAACCGCGTACACATGTTCCGCGCGCAGAGCGATGCGATTCTGATCGGCGTCGGCACGGCGCTCGCGGACGATCCGCAATTGAACTGCCGTCTGCCGGGGATGGAGCCGCGTTCGCCGGTCCGCGTCATCCTCGACCGTCATCTGCGGCTGCCGCGTGATGGCTATCTCGCGCGCACGGCCCGCAAGCATCCGCTGTGGATTTTCGCCGGCAGCGGCGGCGAGCCGTCGAACGCAACGGTGCTGGCGGCGGAGGGCGCCGAGATCATTCGTGTGGCTGAAACCGAGCAGGGCGTCGATCTGAACGCGGTGCTGCAGGAATTGGGCCGGCGCGGTATCTCGCGTTTGATGGTCGAAGGCGGAGCGCGGGTTGCGGCGTCGTTCGTTCAGCGCGATCTCGCGGACGAGATCTGGCTGTACCGGAGCCCGGTGACGATCGGAGCTGATGGGATCGCTCCGCTGGATCGCCTGCCGCTGGCGGCGGTGACGCAGTCGCCGCGCTACCGGGTTCGTGCTAGCGAGACGCTGGGACGTGACACACTGACAATCTACGAGCGGGCGTGA
- the nrdR gene encoding transcriptional regulator NrdR, translated as MRCPNCSSLDTQVKDSRPAEDSAVIRRRRVCVTCNFRFTTFERVQLRDLTVIKRNGRRVPFDRDKLMRSVQISLRKRPVDPELVEKMVSSVVRELESGGESEISSEAIGEIVMEHLRQLDDVAYVRFASVYRNFREANDFKAVLGELSSEDEDGPIPLRK; from the coding sequence ATGCGCTGTCCGAATTGCTCAAGTCTCGACACCCAGGTTAAGGACTCGCGTCCGGCTGAGGATTCAGCCGTCATCCGGCGCCGTCGCGTTTGTGTGACGTGCAATTTCCGCTTCACGACGTTCGAGCGGGTTCAGCTCCGCGATCTGACGGTGATCAAGCGCAATGGCCGGCGGGTGCCGTTCGACCGCGACAAGCTGATGCGCTCGGTGCAGATTTCGCTGCGCAAGCGGCCGGTCGATCCTGAGCTGGTCGAGAAAATGGTGTCCTCGGTCGTGCGCGAGCTGGAGAGCGGCGGCGAATCGGAAATCTCCTCGGAGGCGATCGGCGAGATCGTGATGGAGCATTTGCGCCAGCTCGACGACGTCGCCTATGTGCGCTTCGCTTCGGTCTATCGCAATTTCCGCGAGGCGAACGACTTCAAGGCGGTACTTGGCGAGCTGTCGAGCGAGGACGAGGACGGGCCAATTCCGCTCCGCAAATAA
- the glyA gene encoding serine hydroxymethyltransferase codes for MTSYAKSANASAQSSFFSASLAEADPDIAEAIKNELGRQQHEIELIASENIVSRAVLEAQGSIMTNKYAEGYPGARYYGGCEFVDIAETLAIERAKKLFGANFANVQPNSGSQMNQAVFLALLQPGDTFMGLDLAAGGHLTHGAPVNVSGKWFKAQHYTVNKQTHTIDMDEVERRVQEVKPKLIIAGGSAYSRFWDFKRFREIADSVGAYFMVDMAHFAGLVAGGVHPSPIPHAHVTTTTTHKSLRGPRGGLILCNDEAIAKKINSAVFPGLQGGPLMHVIAAKAVAFAEALRPDFKVYAKNVVENAKALAETLRANGFEIVSGGTDNHLMLVDLRPKGLKGNVSEKALGRAGLTVNKNGIPFDTEKPMVTSGIRVGTPAATTRGFGVAEFKQVGEMMAEVLSAVAQSQDGKAPLVEAAIKQRVKELTDRFPIYG; via the coding sequence ATGACCTCCTACGCCAAGTCCGCCAACGCATCCGCGCAAAGCAGCTTCTTCTCGGCTTCGCTTGCCGAGGCAGATCCCGATATCGCCGAGGCGATCAAGAACGAGCTTGGCCGCCAGCAGCATGAAATCGAGCTGATTGCATCGGAAAATATCGTCAGCCGCGCCGTGCTTGAGGCGCAGGGCTCGATCATGACCAACAAGTATGCGGAGGGCTATCCGGGCGCCCGCTACTACGGCGGATGCGAATTCGTCGACATCGCCGAGACGCTGGCGATCGAGCGGGCCAAGAAGCTGTTCGGGGCCAATTTCGCGAACGTGCAGCCGAACTCGGGCAGCCAGATGAACCAGGCCGTGTTCCTGGCGCTGCTGCAGCCGGGCGACACCTTCATGGGTCTCGATCTCGCGGCCGGCGGTCACCTGACCCATGGCGCTCCGGTGAACGTGTCCGGCAAGTGGTTTAAGGCTCAGCATTACACGGTCAACAAGCAAACCCACACTATCGACATGGACGAGGTCGAGCGCCGCGTTCAGGAGGTGAAGCCGAAGCTGATCATCGCCGGTGGTTCGGCATACTCGCGCTTCTGGGACTTCAAGCGTTTCCGCGAGATTGCCGACAGCGTGGGTGCCTACTTCATGGTCGATATGGCGCACTTCGCCGGCCTCGTCGCAGGTGGTGTGCACCCCTCGCCAATCCCGCACGCGCACGTCACCACCACCACCACGCACAAGTCGCTGCGCGGCCCGCGCGGCGGCCTGATCCTTTGCAACGACGAAGCCATCGCCAAGAAGATCAACTCGGCCGTTTTCCCGGGACTGCAGGGCGGTCCGCTGATGCATGTGATTGCGGCAAAAGCCGTGGCATTTGCAGAGGCTTTGCGTCCCGATTTCAAGGTCTATGCCAAGAACGTCGTCGAGAACGCGAAGGCGCTTGCCGAGACGCTGCGGGCCAATGGCTTCGAGATCGTCTCCGGCGGAACCGACAACCATCTCATGCTGGTTGACCTGCGGCCGAAGGGGCTGAAGGGCAACGTGTCGGAGAAGGCGCTTGGCCGGGCGGGGCTCACGGTCAACAAGAACGGCATTCCGTTTGACACCGAGAAACCGATGGTCACCTCCGGCATCCGCGTCGGCACGCCGGCGGCCACCACGCGGGGCTTCGGCGTCGCCGAGTTCAAGCAGGTCGGCGAGATGATGGCCGAGGTGCTCAGCGCGGTGGCCCAATCGCAGGACGGCAAGGCGCCGCTGGTCGAAGCCGCGATCAAGCAGCGGGTGAAGGAGCTGACGGATCGCTTCCCGATCTACGGCTAA
- the ldtR gene encoding transcriptional regulator LdtR, with protein sequence MMKAVATAADAAERDQRKAQVQPLYLEALTLVERLHRRLLDVIKDEFDRRGRSDINSVQALLLYNIGDKELTAGELRTRGYYLGSNVSYNLKKLVEMGFLDHQRSRVDRRSVRIRLTAKGQEVRHIVEALYDKHVKTVEQVGGISNEEFATLNKSLHRLERFWTDQILYRL encoded by the coding sequence ATGATGAAAGCCGTAGCCACGGCGGCGGATGCCGCCGAGCGCGATCAGCGCAAGGCGCAGGTGCAGCCTCTCTATCTCGAAGCTTTGACGCTGGTCGAGCGGCTGCACCGCCGCCTGCTGGACGTGATCAAGGACGAGTTCGACCGGCGCGGTCGTTCCGACATCAATTCAGTGCAGGCGCTGTTGCTCTACAACATCGGCGATAAGGAGCTGACCGCAGGCGAGCTGCGTACGCGCGGCTACTATCTCGGCTCCAACGTCTCTTACAACTTGAAGAAGCTCGTCGAGATGGGTTTCCTCGATCACCAGCGTTCGCGCGTCGATCGTCGCTCGGTTCGCATCCGCCTGACTGCAAAGGGTCAGGAAGTGCGTCACATCGTCGAGGCGCTGTACGACAAGCACGTCAAGACGGTCGAGCAGGTCGGTGGCATCTCGAACGAGGAGTTCGCCACGCTGAACAAGTCGCTGCATCGCCTCGAGCGCTTCTGGACCGACCAGATCCTCTACCGTCTCTGA
- a CDS encoding DUF6163 family protein, whose amino-acid sequence MTDQSAQEQISREMLSGSVAPINSQAVTSEGGNWTRRLVLYLRVMAGVAMLKGLYHWGQVTGFIGGEQDAFLNQPVAWQSATVYFAVLDLVAAVGLWLATPWGAVVWLTSIVSMAVIELMFPLIYGGNFVVVIIELVLLGMYLGLAWMAAMERPP is encoded by the coding sequence ATGACGGATCAGTCTGCCCAGGAACAGATTTCGCGGGAGATGCTGTCGGGATCAGTTGCACCGATCAACTCCCAGGCGGTGACATCCGAAGGCGGGAACTGGACCCGCCGGCTCGTTCTGTACCTGCGTGTGATGGCGGGTGTCGCCATGCTCAAGGGACTCTATCATTGGGGGCAGGTGACTGGCTTCATCGGCGGCGAGCAGGATGCCTTCCTTAACCAGCCGGTCGCCTGGCAAAGCGCCACCGTGTACTTCGCCGTTCTCGATCTCGTCGCCGCCGTGGGGCTCTGGCTCGCAACGCCGTGGGGCGCGGTGGTGTGGCTGACATCGATCGTGTCGATGGCGGTGATAGAGCTGATGTTTCCTCTGATCTATGGCGGCAACTTCGTCGTCGTTATCATCGAGCTCGTGCTGCTCGGCATGTATCTCGGCCTTGCGTGGATGGCCGCGATGGAGCGTCCGCCGTAA
- the hemB gene encoding porphobilinogen synthase, with protein sequence MAIKFGRPIEMRDDVSRATPATAATALDLPVRMRRNRKAEWARRMVREHVLTTNDLIWPLFIVDGENKRVPIPSMPGVERLSVDQVVRAAERAVRLSIPCIALFPYTDPSLRDETGSEALNDNNLVCRAIRAVKKEFPDIGVLCDAALDPYTSHGHDGLVRDGIILNDETVALLVEQSLLQAHAGCDIIAPSDMMDGRIGAIRTALDDDELTDVQIMSYAAKYASSFYGPFRDAVGSSKTLVGDKRTYQMDPANTDEALREVELDIAEGADMVMVKPGMPYLDVLKRVKDTFGLPTFAYQVSGEYAMIMAAAANGWIDGERAMFESLTSFKRAGADGVLTYFAPDVAERLRAQPV encoded by the coding sequence ATGGCAATCAAATTCGGGCGGCCGATCGAGATGCGCGACGACGTTTCGCGCGCAACGCCCGCCACTGCAGCCACCGCACTCGATCTGCCGGTCCGCATGCGGCGGAACCGGAAGGCGGAATGGGCCCGCCGGATGGTTCGCGAGCATGTCCTGACGACGAACGATCTGATCTGGCCGCTGTTCATCGTCGATGGCGAGAATAAGCGTGTGCCGATTCCGTCGATGCCTGGCGTCGAACGCCTGTCCGTGGATCAGGTGGTGCGCGCAGCCGAGCGCGCGGTGCGCTTGAGCATTCCATGTATCGCGCTGTTTCCCTATACCGATCCCTCCTTGCGTGACGAAACCGGTAGCGAGGCACTGAACGATAACAATCTTGTGTGTCGCGCCATTCGCGCGGTGAAGAAGGAATTCCCCGACATCGGCGTGCTGTGCGACGCAGCCCTCGATCCCTATACGAGCCACGGCCACGACGGCCTGGTGCGCGACGGCATCATCCTCAACGACGAGACCGTCGCGCTCCTGGTCGAGCAGTCGTTGCTACAGGCCCATGCCGGGTGTGACATCATTGCGCCCTCCGACATGATGGATGGGCGCATCGGCGCGATCCGCACCGCCCTCGACGACGACGAACTGACCGACGTGCAGATCATGTCGTATGCGGCGAAATATGCGTCGTCGTTCTATGGCCCATTCCGCGATGCCGTCGGCTCGTCGAAGACGCTGGTCGGCGACAAGCGGACCTATCAGATGGATCCGGCGAACACCGACGAGGCGCTACGTGAGGTCGAACTCGACATCGCCGAGGGCGCCGACATGGTGATGGTGAAGCCGGGCATGCCCTATCTCGACGTGCTCAAGCGCGTGAAGGATACGTTCGGCCTTCCAACCTTCGCGTATCAGGTCTCCGGCGAGTACGCGATGATTATGGCGGCGGCGGCCAATGGCTGGATCGACGGCGAGCGGGCGATGTTCGAAAGCCTCACCAGCTTCAAGCGCGCAGGCGCGGACGGCGTTCTCACCTACTTCGCACCAGATGTCGCCGAGAGGCTGCGCGCTCAGCCGGTATAA
- a CDS encoding RDD family protein, with protein MSQTSGNTWRNDGGIRPHAFDPATQPELFRGVLTRRFFAFLIDLVILSIPIILGVIFIALFGIVTLGLGWMLFWLVSPLSVVWALLYYGFSLGGPHSATVGMRIMDLQLRTWYGEPGYFVLGAAHAVLYWISVSILTPFVLLVGLISSRKQLLHDMVLGTVIINVSALPYSRPDRPT; from the coding sequence ATGTCTCAGACCTCCGGCAACACCTGGCGCAACGACGGTGGCATCCGCCCGCATGCCTTCGACCCGGCGACCCAACCGGAGCTGTTTCGCGGCGTGCTGACCCGCCGATTTTTCGCGTTTCTGATCGACCTCGTCATCCTGTCGATCCCAATCATCCTCGGGGTGATCTTCATCGCCCTGTTCGGGATCGTGACGCTTGGCCTCGGATGGATGCTGTTCTGGCTGGTATCGCCGCTCTCCGTCGTCTGGGCCCTGCTGTACTATGGCTTCTCGTTGGGCGGCCCGCATTCGGCGACCGTCGGCATGCGGATCATGGATTTGCAGCTTCGCACCTGGTACGGCGAACCGGGTTATTTCGTGCTGGGCGCAGCGCACGCGGTGCTCTACTGGATCTCGGTCTCGATCCTGACCCCGTTCGTGCTGCTGGTCGGCCTGATCTCCAGCCGCAAGCAGTTGCTGCACGACATGGTTCTGGGAACCGTGATCATCAACGTATCCGCACTGCCCTATTCGCGTCCGGACCGCCCGACCTGA
- a CDS encoding arginyltransferase, translated as MTHHSRDTPQFYLTAPSPCPYLPGRNERKVFTHLVGEKASDLNDLLTHGGFRRSQSIAYRPACDQCRACVSVRVIANEFRPSRNFRKIITRNSDLIGELRTAAPTSEQYSVFRAYLDARHRHGGMADMTVLDYAMMVEDSHVETRIIEYRKRGVDSAVTGRGDELLAVALTDVLSDGLSMVYSFFEPGEQHRSLGTFLILDHIARARRMGLPYVYLGYWIDGSRKMDYKARFLPQQRLAPSGWLRVDKVGAAGEPQD; from the coding sequence GTGACCCACCATTCCCGCGACACACCGCAGTTCTACCTGACTGCGCCTTCGCCCTGCCCCTATCTTCCGGGCCGGAATGAGCGCAAAGTCTTTACGCATCTGGTCGGTGAAAAGGCCTCCGACCTCAACGACCTTCTCACGCATGGCGGCTTCCGCCGCAGCCAGTCGATCGCCTATCGGCCGGCATGCGACCAGTGCCGCGCCTGCGTATCGGTCCGCGTGATCGCCAACGAGTTCCGCCCCTCGCGCAACTTTCGCAAGATCATCACGCGCAACAGCGATCTCATCGGCGAATTGCGCACTGCAGCACCGACCTCGGAACAGTACTCGGTGTTTCGCGCCTATCTCGATGCCCGCCACCGGCATGGCGGTATGGCGGACATGACCGTGCTCGACTACGCCATGATGGTTGAAGACAGCCATGTGGAGACCCGGATCATCGAATACCGCAAGCGTGGCGTCGATTCCGCCGTAACCGGCCGCGGCGACGAATTGCTGGCCGTCGCCCTGACCGATGTGCTGAGCGATGGCCTGTCGATGGTGTATTCGTTCTTCGAACCCGGCGAGCAGCATCGCTCGCTCGGCACGTTCCTGATCCTCGATCATATCGCCCGCGCGCGCCGAATGGGGCTGCCTTACGTCTATCTCGGCTATTGGATCGATGGTTCGCGGAAGATGGACTACAAGGCGCGCTTCCTGCCGCAGCAGCGCCTGGCGCCAAGCGGCTGGCTGCGTGTCGACAAGGTTGGAGCGGCGGGCGAGCCGCAGGATTAG
- a CDS encoding Nramp family divalent metal transporter codes for MDISQPGAPPEPARTIAAAQPAVGGWRTPRGEPSLSNVFASIRTANQGSLWRKLLAFLGPGYLVAVGYMDPGNWATSLAGGSKFGYTLLTVALVSNIMAIVLQALCARLGVGSGRDLAQACRDAFPRAVSWPLWLLAEIAIAATDLAEIIGTAIGLNLLFGIPLEIGVVLTALDVFLILALQALGFRWIEAFVVALLMVITACFGIQIAMADPDWGQVIRGFAPTVSIVSNPEMLYIALGILGATVMPHNLYLHSGLVQTRRYGDSVPERREAIKLATIDSTIALCFALLINASILILAAATFHKAGRTDIVELEQVHEFLAPVIGSSLAPTLFGIALLCCGLNSTVTATLAGQIVMEGFINIRLAPWLRRLVTRMVAIVPAAAVTIFYGERGTAQLLIFSQVVLSLQLPFAIIPLVMFTASKAKMGEFVAPRWLTVIAALIAAIVVALNVKLLVDFVIGA; via the coding sequence ATGGATATTTCCCAACCAGGTGCGCCGCCGGAGCCCGCCCGAACCATCGCGGCAGCGCAGCCGGCCGTCGGTGGCTGGCGTACGCCACGGGGCGAGCCATCGCTCTCGAACGTGTTCGCCTCGATCCGGACGGCCAATCAGGGATCACTGTGGCGGAAGCTGCTGGCCTTCCTGGGGCCGGGCTACCTGGTGGCCGTCGGCTATATGGACCCGGGCAACTGGGCGACCTCGCTCGCGGGCGGTTCCAAGTTCGGCTACACGCTGCTGACGGTGGCGCTCGTCTCCAACATCATGGCGATCGTGCTGCAGGCGCTGTGCGCCCGGCTTGGGGTGGGTTCGGGACGGGATCTGGCGCAGGCCTGCCGTGACGCGTTCCCGCGGGCCGTGTCGTGGCCGCTATGGCTGCTAGCTGAGATCGCAATCGCGGCAACCGACCTGGCGGAAATCATCGGCACCGCCATCGGTCTCAATCTATTGTTTGGCATCCCGCTCGAAATCGGCGTGGTGCTGACGGCACTCGACGTTTTCCTGATCCTCGCCCTGCAGGCGCTGGGCTTCCGCTGGATCGAAGCGTTCGTGGTGGCGCTCTTGATGGTGATCACCGCCTGCTTCGGCATCCAGATCGCGATGGCTGATCCGGATTGGGGGCAGGTGATCCGCGGGTTCGCACCGACCGTCAGCATCGTCTCCAATCCGGAAATGCTGTACATCGCGCTCGGCATCCTCGGCGCCACCGTGATGCCGCACAATCTGTATCTGCATTCAGGGCTGGTTCAGACGCGGCGCTATGGTGACAGCGTTCCGGAGCGCCGCGAAGCGATCAAGCTCGCGACCATCGATTCAACCATCGCACTGTGCTTTGCGCTCCTCATCAACGCGTCGATCCTGATCCTGGCGGCGGCGACCTTCCACAAGGCGGGCCGCACCGACATCGTCGAACTCGAACAGGTGCACGAGTTCTTGGCGCCGGTAATCGGCTCGAGCCTGGCGCCGACGTTATTCGGCATCGCGCTGCTCTGCTGCGGCTTGAACTCCACCGTCACTGCGACTCTTGCCGGGCAGATCGTGATGGAGGGCTTCATCAACATCCGCCTCGCGCCATGGCTGCGGCGGCTGGTGACGCGCATGGTTGCGATTGTGCCGGCGGCGGCCGTGACGATCTTCTATGGCGAGAGGGGCACGGCGCAGCTGTTGATCTTCAGCCAGGTGGTGCTCAGCCTGCAGTTGCCATTTGCGATCATCCCCCTGGTGATGTTCACCGCCAGCAAGGCCAAGATGGGCGAGTTCGTCGCGCCGCGTTGGCTGACCGTGATCGCGGCGCTGATCGCAGCGATCGTCGTGGCGCTGAACGTCAAGCTGCTGGTCGATTTCGTGATTGGCGCGTGA
- the parC gene encoding DNA topoisomerase IV subunit A — protein MGKTLIPPEPPEVHEIPLREALEERYLAYALSTITHRALPDVRDGLKPVHRRILYGMRLLRLDPGSPPKKSAKIVGDVMGSFHPHGDQSIYDALVRLAQDFSSRYPLVDGQGNFGNIDGDNPAAYRYTEARLTEVARLLLEGIDEDAVDFRANYDGTSKEPAVLPGAFPNLLANGAQGIAVGMATSIPPHNAAELCDAALHLIDKPAAKSRNLLKYVKGPDFPTGGIIVDSQETIAEAYTTGKGAFRVRAKWHQEEGARGTWVVVVTQIPWLVQKSRLIERIAELLNEKKLHLVGDIRDESAEDVRIVIEPKSRNVDPALMMESLFKLTELESRISLNMNVLIKGRVPKVVGLAEVLREWLDHRRDVLIRRSRYRQQQIESRLEVLGGYLIAYLNLDKVIKIIRTEDEPKPVLIKTFKLTEVQADAILNMRLRSLRKLEEMEIRTEDKDLRTELKGIKAVLASEEEQWKRVGEEIRKVRETFGPKTPLGKRRTTFADAPEHDLAAIEEALVEREPVTVVVSQKGWVRTLKGQVADLSNLTFKTDDRLGFAFFAETTSKLLLFSTNGKFYTLDVSKLPGGRGHGEPIRMFIDMEQDADIVSLFVNKGGRKFLVAGRDGQGFIVNEDDCVGNTRKGKQVLNVTPPNEARVVTPVTGDTVAVIGENRKMLVFGLDQVPEMARGRGVRLQRYKDGGLSDIVTFEAKQGLTWKDSAGREFGASMKELADWRGSRADAGRLPPKGFPKSNKFGWTIE, from the coding sequence ATGGGCAAAACACTGATTCCCCCTGAGCCCCCCGAGGTTCATGAAATTCCGCTGCGTGAGGCGCTCGAGGAGCGCTATCTCGCCTATGCGCTCTCGACGATCACGCATCGTGCGCTGCCTGATGTGCGCGATGGTCTGAAGCCGGTGCACCGGCGCATCCTGTACGGGATGCGGCTGTTGCGCCTTGACCCCGGCAGTCCGCCGAAGAAGTCGGCCAAGATCGTCGGCGATGTGATGGGCTCGTTCCATCCGCATGGCGACCAGTCGATCTACGATGCACTGGTACGTCTCGCGCAGGATTTTTCGTCGCGTTATCCGCTGGTGGATGGGCAGGGCAATTTCGGCAACATCGATGGCGATAATCCCGCAGCCTATCGTTATACCGAAGCCCGGCTGACCGAAGTCGCGCGTCTCTTGCTCGAAGGGATCGACGAGGACGCGGTCGATTTCCGTGCGAACTACGACGGTACCTCGAAAGAGCCTGCGGTTCTTCCCGGCGCGTTTCCGAATTTGCTCGCAAACGGTGCCCAGGGCATCGCCGTCGGTATGGCGACATCGATCCCGCCGCACAACGCAGCCGAACTGTGCGACGCGGCGCTGCATCTGATCGATAAGCCTGCCGCGAAGTCACGCAACCTTTTGAAGTATGTGAAGGGCCCCGACTTTCCGACCGGCGGCATCATCGTCGATTCCCAGGAGACCATTGCCGAGGCGTACACCACCGGCAAGGGCGCTTTCCGCGTTCGTGCCAAGTGGCATCAGGAGGAAGGTGCGCGGGGCACCTGGGTTGTCGTCGTCACGCAAATTCCATGGCTGGTGCAGAAGTCGCGCCTGATCGAGCGCATCGCCGAACTGCTGAACGAGAAGAAGCTGCATCTGGTCGGCGACATTCGCGACGAGTCTGCGGAAGACGTGCGTATCGTCATCGAACCGAAGTCGCGCAACGTCGATCCCGCGTTGATGATGGAGTCGCTGTTCAAGCTCACGGAGCTTGAGAGTCGCATCTCGCTCAACATGAACGTGCTGATCAAGGGGCGCGTGCCGAAGGTCGTCGGCTTGGCCGAAGTGCTGCGGGAGTGGCTCGATCACCGCCGCGACGTCCTGATCCGCCGTTCGCGCTATCGTCAGCAGCAGATCGAAAGCCGGCTTGAAGTGCTCGGCGGCTATCTGATCGCCTATCTGAACCTCGACAAGGTGATCAAGATCATCCGCACCGAGGATGAGCCGAAGCCGGTGCTGATCAAGACCTTCAAGCTCACCGAGGTCCAGGCCGATGCGATCCTCAACATGCGCCTGCGCTCGCTGCGCAAGCTCGAGGAGATGGAGATCCGCACCGAGGACAAGGATCTGCGGACGGAGCTGAAGGGCATCAAGGCCGTGCTCGCTTCGGAAGAAGAACAGTGGAAGCGGGTCGGCGAGGAGATCCGCAAGGTGCGCGAGACGTTCGGGCCGAAGACTCCGCTCGGCAAGCGCCGGACGACGTTCGCCGATGCGCCGGAGCACGATCTTGCGGCGATCGAGGAGGCGTTGGTCGAGCGCGAGCCGGTGACCGTGGTGGTGTCGCAGAAGGGCTGGGTTCGGACGCTGAAGGGACAGGTGGCTGATCTCTCGAACCTGACCTTCAAGACCGACGATAGGCTGGGCTTCGCCTTCTTCGCCGAAACGACGTCGAAACTGCTGCTGTTCTCCACCAACGGCAAATTCTACACGCTCGATGTCTCCAAGCTTCCGGGCGGACGTGGCCATGGCGAGCCGATCCGCATGTTCATCGATATGGAGCAGGATGCGGATATCGTTTCGCTGTTCGTCAACAAGGGCGGCCGCAAGTTTCTGGTTGCCGGCCGCGACGGCCAGGGCTTCATCGTCAACGAGGACGACTGCGTCGGCAACACGCGTAAGGGAAAACAGGTGCTGAACGTTACGCCGCCGAACGAGGCCCGCGTGGTGACGCCTGTGACCGGCGACACCGTGGCCGTCATTGGCGAGAACCGGAAGATGCTGGTGTTCGGCCTCGATCAGGTTCCGGAGATGGCGCGCGGGCGCGGCGTGCGGCTGCAGCGTTACAAGGACGGTGGTCTGTCCGATATCGTGACGTTCGAGGCCAAGCAGGGGCTCACCTGGAAGGACTCGGCCGGCCGCGAGTTCGGGGCTTCCATGAAGGAGCTTGCGGATTGGCGGGGCAGCCGGGCCGACGCGGGTCGGTTGCCGCCGAAGGGTTTTCCGAAATCCAACAAGTTCGGCTGGACCATCGAGTAA